TTTGGCTACTTTTTCTATTTTGTTCAATCCTTTGATAGAAAGGTTTTCATTTCTTGCTCTCCTTAAGGCCTCAACCCTAAGGTTAATGTCGGTTCCGGCTGTGGGGTCCAACGGATCCCTTTCTTCCATCAGTGCTGCAATATCTGTTGCCAGTTCAATTTTAGAATTACATTGAGCCATCAATAGCATATGGGCAATCCTGGGATGTGCCGGGATTTGATGGATTTTGATTCCGTGTGCGGTAATTTTTCCTTCCTCCACAGCATCTATTTTTTCCAGCAAGTCCATGGCCTGCATTACAGCTCCTAAAGGGGGAGGGGAAAGCCATGTCAATTCATGAAAATCTGAAAGCCCCCATTTGAGCAAATCCAAAACCAAAAAACTCAAATCTGCTTCCATGATTTCAGGAGTCCTAAATTCATCCATACCTTGTTGTGTAGCCTTTGACCACATCCTGTAGCAAACACCGGGGCCCAATCTCCCTGCTCTACCTGTCCTTTGATCTGCGGAGTCCCTGGAAATCCGCACAGTTTCAAGACTACTCAAACCGGATTTTGGGTTGAACTTTGAAGTCCTGCCCAAACCTGAATCCACCACGATGGTAACTCCTTCTATGGTAAGACTTGTTTCTGAGATAGAGGTGGAAAGTATTACCTTTCTTTTTCCTGACTTATTGGGAAGGATAGCCTGCTTTTGGGCCAAAGGGGACAATTGGCCATAAAGAGGATGAATAGCAACATCCGGCATTTTTTTACGGAGAATGGCTTCTGTTTTTTTTATTTCAGCTTGGCCTGGAAGAAAAACCAAAATATCTCCCTTATCGGCCATAGCGGCTTTCCACACTGTGCTAGCTACCTGCTCAGGCAGCAAAAACCCATCATAATCTCCCGTGTAATGAACCGTAACTGGAAATACTTTGCCTTCACTTTTCACTACCGGGGCTTTCAGAAGGGAAGATAACTGCGGCATGTCCAATGTCGCAGACATGACCATAATCCTTAAATCAGGGCGCAAAACCTGCTGGACCTCCCTACACAAAGCCATTGCCAGGTCAGCGTGGATATTCCTTTCGTGGAATTCGTCAAAAATTACCAAACCGACCTTCTCTAAAGCATTGTCTTGCTGCATGATACGAGTCAGAATCCCTTCGGTAAGCACCTCCAGCCTGGTTTCTGAAGATACCATGCTTTCAAACCGGATCCTGTAGCCCACAGTCTGACCTACCTCTTCTCCCAGCAACTCCGCCATACGGTTGGCAATAGATTTGGTAGCCAATCTTCTAGGTTCAAGCATGAGGATTTTCTTTCCCTGAAGCCATTCCTCTTCCAAAAGTGCAATAGGCAAAAAGGTACTTTTCCCTGCCCCCGGAGGTGCATTGACAATCAGGGTATTTTCTTGCCTTAGATAAGATTGGATTTCAGGTATTACCTGAACTATGGGTAGATCAATTTTTTGAAAAGCGGCTGGCAAATTTTTAGAAATTTTGAGGCCAAAAATAAAAAAAATACCACCTTTTGAAATCATTCAAAGGTGGTATCACAATCAATTAGCTAATATTATTCAATTCTAGCCCTCGTCTTGGCATATTCCCACCTGATTTCAAAACCGTCCGGTTGAATTTCATATACCAGTTTTTCTTCATAATGATTTTGGAATTATCCTGTAAGGAAAGAACCCATCTTGAAGGGAATAAGTTTATTTTAAATTTTAACCCAAGCCTGTTTTCTATGGCTTTCAATGATCCTCTCGCAGATCAGCAACTCCCTGTAACCGTCTTCAAATGTCGGGAAGGTAGGATTCTCCGGCTGCTTGCCATCTCTTACAGCAGCATAAACTTCTTTGAACATTTGTTTGGAAGTATCCGGAAAACCTTCATTGTGGCCTCCTGGAAAACTGATCAGTCCGGCAGCATCCTTGTGAAAAAGAGAAGGGTCTTTCATAAGATGCTGATTAGCAGTTTCCCTTTTTCCGATCCAAAGCTCATTAGGTCTTTCTGAACACCATTCAAAATTTGATTTAGACCCTGCAATTTCAATGTTCAGTCTG
This Cecembia calidifontis DNA region includes the following protein-coding sequences:
- the hrpB gene encoding ATP-dependent helicase HrpB, whose protein sequence is MPAAFQKIDLPIVQVIPEIQSYLRQENTLIVNAPPGAGKSTFLPIALLEEEWLQGKKILMLEPRRLATKSIANRMAELLGEEVGQTVGYRIRFESMVSSETRLEVLTEGILTRIMQQDNALEKVGLVIFDEFHERNIHADLAMALCREVQQVLRPDLRIMVMSATLDMPQLSSLLKAPVVKSEGKVFPVTVHYTGDYDGFLLPEQVASTVWKAAMADKGDILVFLPGQAEIKKTEAILRKKMPDVAIHPLYGQLSPLAQKQAILPNKSGKRKVILSTSISETSLTIEGVTIVVDSGLGRTSKFNPKSGLSSLETVRISRDSADQRTGRAGRLGPGVCYRMWSKATQQGMDEFRTPEIMEADLSFLVLDLLKWGLSDFHELTWLSPPPLGAVMQAMDLLEKIDAVEEGKITAHGIKIHQIPAHPRIAHMLLMAQCNSKIELATDIAALMEERDPLDPTAGTDINLRVEALRRARNENLSIKGLNKIEKVAKQYRKLFQIEADNAVVDPFETGLLIAYAYPERIAHARPGNNARFQLSNGKLAIMDHKDGLAHEPWLAVSHIDAREDLGKIFLASPLNPKDLANKVKEKRQVVWDTKKGGLFAQKNLTIGGIILRSEPLTDLTLKEKNDALLKAVKTEGLKLLDFSESVLQLIYRVTSLRIWNKDASWPEWSIDHLIQNPEEWLLPYLVDIKKNEDFKKLDLSSILLHSLDFSLQETLESLAPEKINVPSGSQIKIQYRSDGDVPVLAVRLQEVFGLLETPKINAGKTPLLLHLLSPGFKPVQVTSDLRSFWEKAYHEVKKELKRRYPKHYWPEDPFKAEAVRGVKRKE